Within the Deltaproteobacteria bacterium genome, the region CGTCGCCATTTGATTGAAGAGGCAGCGGGAATAACAAAGTTCAAAGCGAGAAAGAGGGAATCTCAACGCAAACTTCTTTCTACCGAACAGAACTTAATTCGTTTGCACGACATCGTGAACGAACTAAAACGCCAGATCGATTCGCTTGAGCGTCAAGCTCAGCGCGCCGAGCGCTATCGTGGTCTAAAACGTGAAGCCGATGACCTCGATATGTGGATTTCCTCGCGTCAGTACCTAGAGCTTCGCGACAAATCGGAAGCTGCGGCAAAAGAGCTTGCAGAGGCGGAAGCATTAGAGGCCGCTGCCCAGGCAGAAGCCGGAACCCAAGAAGTTGAAGTTGAGACATTGAAGATTGCGGTCTCTGAAAAACAAATGGCTGTCGAAGATCTTGCACGCGAAGCCCAAGAACTTCAGCTGCAAGTTTCCTCAGCGGAATCGCAGATCCAGGAGCTTCGTTTTGAAATCGAAGCGGCACGTCGCAATAAAGAAATGACGGGCGGACTTTTAGAAGAGCATCAGGCTCGTCAGATCGCGCTATCAACTGAGCTTGAAAAACTAAAAACACAGCTCGCGATTGTTGCGGAAGAAGCGTCGAAATTCACGAACGAATACCAAGAGAAAAAGGTGCGTTGGGAAACAGCGGCTTCGCGCATCGACGAAGTTGATACCGAACTCACAGACAGTCGTCGTGAGTTTATCACTGTGACCCAAGGGGAAGCGCAAATTCAAGGCCGTGTGGCTGCACTGTCCGACGGAATTGCAGGCATCGAAGAACGCGAAACTGAGGCGCGCGCGATTCTGGAAGAGCTCCTAGGTAAAAAAGTCGAATTCGAAGCTCGACGAAAAAAAGTGTGGAACGAGCTCGAAAAAAATCGACAAGATCAGATGGATCTCGCAAAAGACGTCGAAAGCTTCCAAGGCAATCGCGCTCATTTGACGAAGCAAATTGCTGAACGTCGCGAGGAAGTCGAAACGTTCAAACAAGAACTTGCCGACGTAACAGGTAAACTTTACGGCCTCGAAAATCTCGCATCGAATTTTGAAGGCTTCGAAGCAGGCGTAAAGTCGGTGATGTTCTGGCAGAAACAAAAGCTAGAATCGCTTCCAGAATCAGACCGCGGCGAAGCGACTGAATTTCATCCGATCGCGGAGGTTGTGGAAGTTCCGGCAGAGTACGAACTTGCTATGGAGGCAGCGCTTGGGCCAAGGCTTCAAATGCTCTTGTCGCCAACGCCAGATTCCGCTGTCGGTGCAGTTAACTTCTTAAAAGAGCGAAAGTCAGGTCGATCAAGTTTCGTCGCGGGTGGACTGCAAGTTGTTGAATCGACTTCCGCAGAGCCAGATCGCACGCGCATTCGCGCGGTACTGTCAGACATTGTCCGCGCACCTGATAAATTCCAAGGGACAATTCGCCGACTTCTAAGAAATGTTGCTGTGGTCGATTCTATCTCGGATGCGGTTGAACTTCGTCACCAGGCGCCAGAGTGGACTTTCGTCACGTTGGAAGGCGACACCGTTACCGCTGACGGCGTGATTACTGGCGGAACAGCCGAATCGGCGGATAGCGGTCTTCTTCAACGCCGACGAGAAATCAAAGAATTCTCACAGAAAAAAGACGAGTGGAGCGGAAAGCTTGCATTGGCCCAAGTGGCGCTCAAGAAAATGGAAGAGAATCTTCGCGTTTTGACCGAAGAACTTGAGATGGTGGAAAAACGCTCGACAGAAAAAGAAATTCTTCTCGCTTCACTCAAAAAGGATCTCGAGCGCGCGGAACAAGAATTATCAAATTGCGAGCAGGCTATTTCGCGTCAAGATCGCGATGTTCATTCTCTGACGACGCAAGTGGAAACTCGCCGCAATGAACTGGATGAATTGCAGATGCGTCTGACGAATCTTCTTGAGCGCAAAGTCGTGCTTGAGTCGCGCATCGAGGTATTGACTCAGGATCTTGAATCCGCACGTGGTGGCGTTGGATCGCTTCAAGATGAAGTGGGCAAGCTTCAAACGCATTCCGCCACGAAAACGATGGAGCGCGATGGCTTAGAGCGCCAGGTCGAAATGCTTTCGAAGCAATTGAACGAAACGGAACAGCAGCTTTCAAGAATGTCGTTTGAAAGCGAGCGATCAAACGAATCGATCTCTTCGAACTCGGTTGTTTTGGAAGAACGAAAAATTCAGCTGGACGAAATGATTCGCCGACTTGAAGACGCGCGAAGCGAGGTCTCACGAGGCCGCGATGAGTTCGAGCAGATGAACAATCGCTACCTCGAAATTCAGCGCGGTCTGGCGTCTTATTTGTCAAATCGAAACCAGCTTCAGTCAAAAATGAACGATGCAAGGCTTACTAGCGAGCAGTGCCGTTTAAAAGAGGCTTATTTGATCGAACAAGTTCGCGAACGCTATATGCTTGAATTGTCCGAGGTAGCAGAGCGATATCGCGAACGAACCGCGACCAAAGAAGAGCTGAAAGATACCGAGTTGAAGCTGAAAGACCTTCGCGAGAAGCTTTCGAAAATTGGTGATGTGAATCTTTCGGCCATAGAAGAATACGACAAAGTAAAAGATCGGTACGAGTTTTTGTCGAAACAGCAGTCGGATTTAGTTGAGGCAAAAGAAATGCTCAAAAAAGTTATCGACCGCATCAACCGTGTTTGTGCGAAGCGCTTCAAAGAAACCTTCGACCAAGTGAACGAGCGCTTCACGAAGGTGTTTCCGGTTCTTTTTGGTGGCGGGGAAGCGCAATTGATTCTTGTTGAGGATCCGGAAAAAGGCGACATGGGCATCGACATCATTGCGAAACCTCCTGGTAAGAAGCTTCAGAACATGACGCTTCTTTCGGGTGGCGAAAAAGCGCTGACAGCTGTTTCTCTGATCTTCTCGATCTTCTTGGTTCGCCCATCTCCGTATTGCTTGTTGGATGAGGTTGATGCACCACTGGATGACGCCAACGTTTACCGTTTCAATGACTTGGTCAAAGAAATGGCAAAGCGGTCGCAAATCATCGTTGTTACCCACAACAAATTCACGATGGAAGTTGCAAGCCGACTTTACGGCGTGACCATGGAAGAGCGCGGCGTTTCGAAAATGGTTTCAGTCGATTTGAATAAGCAGTTTGATCAGGCTTAAAGCGCGGGGACTACTAGACAACGATTGCTGGCCTAGGTGCGAACTTTAGGTTAAACCGTCCGCAATGAATACAAGCGACGAGTCTTTTCCAATGGGCGGTTTAGGTATGTGGCTTTCGGGTGGCCTTTTCTTGCTCACCTTTGCCATTGGCATTGCTGTCTTTTTCTGGTTCCTTAAGGGCCAAAAGCTTGAAAAGCAGCAGAAACAGCTGGAGGAGTTCAAAGAATCCTCGGCCGACAAAGCCACAAAACTGGGCGTCGCGAAGCAAGATGGAGCTACAGAGAAAGTCGCTACAGAGAAAGTAGCTACAGAGAAATTAAAATTAGCTGGAATGCCGGAAGACGCGGATGCTCTGGTTACACGCGACGAAAAAAAACCATCAGAAAAAACGTCACCAGAAAAAACACCGGCCGAAAGAACACTTCCAGCGTCGTTGCCGACAGCGCTCGGGAAAACTCGGGCGTCGCTTTTCGGTCGTATTCAGTCGCTCTTTGGAGCTAAGCAAACGTTGTCTGTTTCCGAGCGCGAAGAACTAGAAGAAATCCTTTACACGGCAGATCTCGGACCAAAAACGGTGCAAGACCTGTTGGACCATGTTTTTGAAAAAGTAAAGGCTTCTGGCGAAACAGGCTTCGAAGCCGTCCGCAGGGAGTTACACACTAAAATAGGTGAGATTTTGACAGCGAAAGCTGTCGTGCAGTTAGCGGATGGAGATGATGGCGTTGAACGCCTTAATCTTTTTGCTGCCAAACCGGCGGTCTTAATGGTCGTTGGGGTCAACGGCGCCGGAAAAACTACGACTATCGGGAAGCTCGCGGCAAAGCTCGCCGGTCGCGGAAAAAGAGTTCTCGTTGCGGCGGGTGACACCTTCCGGGCGGCAGCGGGCGAGCAGCTGAAAACATGGACCGATCGCGCTGCGAGTCAGAATGGTTCCGGTGCTGATTCTAGTGGCACACTAGCGATGGTGGAAATTTTCGATCCGCCAGGTGTAAGCGAGCCAAGTGCAGTCGCCTATCAAGCGCTCGAGCGCGCGCGGGCGAGCGGCTTCGACATTGTTATCATAGATACTGCCGGTCGGCTTCACACGCAGAAAAACCTGATGGAAGAACTCAAAAAAATGAAACGGGTTCTGACTAAGCTCGATCCGACAGCACCCCATGAAACCCTTCTGGTTTTAGACGCCAACAGCGGCCAAAATGCTTTGATTCAGGCAAAAGAGTTCCACGGTGCCTTGGTGGTCGATGGCGTCGTACTGACTAAACTTGATGGTTCGGCAAAAGGTGGTGTTGCAGTCGGCATTACGAACGAAGTCGGTCTTCCGATTAAACTCATCGGTGTCGGCGAGAAAATCGGCGATCTTCGGCCGTTTGAAGCTACTCGGTTTGTCGACTCGATCTTGACCTAAAGTGCCAGCTCACTGTTGCGGTGCAGAAAGCCGGTCGAACAAGTCGAGATCACTCGTCTTTTCAGAAAATTGAGAATAGCATCATCTCGATGGCTGGACTAAGCTCGACGCCAAAAACAAGTTCCCGAGACATGCAGGCACCGGAAGGTTCCGGAGTACAACCATCTGTGCAACAAGCTGGAAGGCTTGAGCGCTCAGGTGGGGTGGCGAAAGCCGTGGCATCGAAATGGAATTTGAAAAGTGATTTGAAAACCGAAAACACTGTCGCTGATCGTACACATGCATCGGCGGGTGGATCTGTTAATAGAAACGGTAAAGTAGACGGTAAAAAATCTGGCAGTCGAGCGGCTCCTGGTACTGAAGTGGCGCGACCAACCGGTCAAGGCTCGCAGCAAGTTTCAATTGCGGGCGTGCCCCTTCGGCTAAAGTCTTCACACGACGAAGAAACAGTGAACGAACTCGTGCGCATGGTGGATGAGAAAATCCGCCAGGCCCTGCCTCTGACGAAAACGGGTTCGATTCAAAATGCCTCAATCTTGGCCGCATTGAATATGGCCGAGGAGTTGCTGCTCCTGAAACGACACGCGCGAGAGCTCGTCGATCGTCTCGAAGCCCGCACCTTGCGTGTGATAGAAGACCTGGAGAAGTCTGGCCCAACAGCGTAGCAGACGCTTGGTGGGAGACTTATAAGTGATTGATTCGAAATTTCCCTCTCGGGAAAAAATTAACTGGCGTACCGAGCTAAAGGCTCGTTTGCTTGCTGCAGGTCGCGATGAAGAGTCGGGCCGTGAAGCGGCGGAAGGTCGCATCCTTCAGCTCCTTCAGCAGTGGCTGATTTCCCGTTCGGGGCTTTGGCTCAGTTTCCGAGGCTTTTCATTTGAGCCGCGGTTGTCGTTAGGGGGCCTTCAAGCAGCGCGCTCGCCTGCGGTTAATAGCTTCGGATACTCATTTGGTTGTTCGTTTGCTTACCCAAAAATTCTTCCGGACCAGACGCTGTCGTTTTATCGATGGACTGGCGCGGGCCCGGTTGCTTCCGGTGCCTGGGAAACGAATCGGTTCGGAATCCCGGAACCGGAAATTAAGAGTGCTCAACCGGAGTGGGCCCATGTCGAGGCGAAAGATCCTGTTGTCGGAGCGCTGATTCCAGCCCTCGGTTTTGACCGACAGCTTTTTCGGCTCGGTCGCGGGCGTGGATTTTACGATCGTTTTCTTGCCTCGTTTGACGAGCAAAGAAAACAAATGGGTGAAAATCCCATCTACAAATTAGGAATTGGATTTTCCGAACAGCTCGTCGATGAGCTGCCGCTGGATGACCATGATGTGAAGCTAGATGCTGTGCTGACGGATCGAGAAATGATCGTCGGATGTACAGGGGTTAGCTACGCCGATTGAAGGGTGATTGAAATGAATGATGTGGTATTGACGATAGTTGCGCTGGTTGCGGGGCTTGCGGTGGGGGCAATGACGATGCTCCTCTATCGCAACGCGATGGACATTAAAACGAAAAAGTCGGCTGCTGATGAGGCGGAACGTCTTGTGCAAAAGGCAAGGGCTGAGGCACAGCGAATTGACCGCGATGCAAAGACTCGAGCAAAAGATTTTGAGGCCCGCGCCCGGAAAACTGCGGAAACGGACATCCAAAAGCAAAAGGAAAAGCTGCAAAAAGAAGAGAAGTCTTTGGTCGATCGTGAGTCGCGCTTAGAAAAAGAAACGCAGACGAAAGACCAAGAGCTTCAGGCGAGGCTTCAAGAAATCTCGGGCCGCGATGAAAAAGTAAAAATCGCCGAGAAGAAATTAAACGATCTCGAACGCGAGGCAATGAATCAAGCCGAGGCGTTAAAAGAACGACTCGAGCAAGTTTCAAAACTGACTCAAGCTGAAGCCAAGAAAGAAATGATTGAAGCATTAACGGAAGAGGCCAAAATCGAGGCGGCCCGTAAGGCGCAAGAAATTGAAGACCGCGCGATGCAAGAAGCGGAAGAAAAAGCTCGTCGCACCATTGCCGTCGCGATTGCCCGTTACGCAAGCGAATTCACCGCCGAGCGGACAGTGACCGTCATCAATCTTCCGAACGAAGACATGAAGGGAAAAATCATTGGCCGTGAAGGTCGAAATATTCGCGCCCTCGAAGCCGCTTGCGGTGTAGATTTGATTGTCGATGAAACGCCGGAAGCCGTTGTGATTTCATCCTTCGATCCGGTTCGACGGGAAGTAGCAAAAAAAGCTTTAGAAAAACTGATGGAAGATGGCCGCGTGCATCCGGCACGAATCGAAGAGGTGATCGACAAGGTCAAAAAAGATCTTTTCAAGTCGATCAAAGAGGACGGCGAAAAGGCGGTTTTTGAGCTTGGCCTTCACGGATTACATCCGGAAATTACGAAAGTACTCGGTGGTTTAAAGTTCCGTCACACGTTGACACAAAATCTTCTTGAGCATTCTGTGGAAGTTGGATTTTTAGCTGGAATGATGGCAGCAGAGCTTGGTGAAGACGTGAAGCGTGCTCGTCGAGCCGGCCTCTTGCATGACATTGGAAAAGGTCTTGAGCACACGATCGAGGGCTCGCATGCGATCGTCGGTGCGGACTATGCCAAAAAGTATGGAGAACAAGATGCAGTCGTTCACGCGATTCGCGCGCATCACAACGAAGAAAAACCAAACACTGTTTTGGCGTTTATTGTTCAAGCAGCGAACATCATTTCTAACTCGCGGCCGGGTGCCCGCCGGCAGTCCATCGACGCTTACGTTCGCCGAATGGAGGATCTGGAATCGATTGGAAACTCGTTCGACGGAGTCATCCGAACGTTTGCAGTTCAGGCCGGAAAAGAAGTTCGCGTTCTGGTCGAAGCATCGCGTGTAACGGACGATCAGGCGCAAATGCTTTCCTATGATATCGCTCGAAAAATTGAACGTGAAATGAGTCACCCCGGCCAGGTACAAGTGACAGTGATTCGCGAAGTTCGTGTCGTCGAACATGCACGGTAGGAGCTTAGGGAAGTGATCAATTTAAAGCGTGCGACCCCAAACGAACAGCTATCTGTTTTGAAGCGTGGCCTCGTGGACATGATTTCAGAAGCGGATCTCTTAAAAAAGCTCGAGAAGTCTTACAAAACAGAAAAGCCTCTGCTTGTGAAGCTAGGTGCTGATCCCACTCGTCCGGATCTGCATCTGGGGCATTCAGTGGTCATCAATAAGCTAAAGCAGTTCCAGGATTTCGGTCATCAGGTGCAATTCCTGATTGGTGATTTCACTGGAATGATCGGTGATCCAAGCGGAAAAAATGAAGCAAGACCGCCACTGACTCGTGAAGAAGTGAATGCAAACTCCAAAACTTACGAAAAACAGATTTTTAAAATTCTTGACCCCGAAAAAACCAAGATCGTCCACAATTCGACTTGGATTGATAAGCTAACGCCTGTTGATTTTATTAAGATCACAGCACAGTACACGGTTGCGCGGATGCTAGAGCGAGATGACTTTTCAAAGCGCTACAAAGGTGGCGTTGCGATTGCGATTCATGAATTTCTTTACCCGCTAATGCAAGGCTACGATTCAGTCGCTTTGAAGTCGGATGTGGAGCTTGGTGGGACCGATCAGCTGTTCAACCTTTTGGTTGGACGCGATTTGCAAAAGGCTTACGGGTTGGAATCGCAGATCGTGATGACAACGCCGCTCTTAGAGGGGCTTGATGGCGTCAATAAGATGTCGAAGTCGCTCGATAACTACATTGGCTTTGATGACACTCCTCGCGATATGTTTGGCAAAACGATGCGTATATCGGACCTCTTAATGCTTCGGTATTACGAACTTTTGACGGATGTACCGCTGACTGAAATTTCTGCGATGAAGTCTGCTATGCAGGCGGGAAGCGTAAACCCGCGCGACTACAAAGTCAGTTTAGCAAAACAAATAGTTTCTAGGTTTCATGGCGAGGCCGCGGGTGTTGCCGCAGTTGAAGAGTTCGAGCGAATTTTCGTTAATAAGGGTCTGCCAGATGAAATGCCAGAAGCTCCGCTTGCGCTGACAGCGCTTTCGGGCGCTTGCGATGTTTCTTCGGTCCTCAAGGAATTGGGCCTCGTGGCGTCGACATCTGAAGCGCGACGCCTGATCGAAGGCGGCGGTCTAGAAATTGGCGGCGAAAAAATACGGGAACTAAAGCTCGATCTTGCGGCCAAGCTTTCTTTAAAAGTAGGGCAAGATGTCGTCGTCAAAGCTGGTAAGAAAAAGTTCCTCAAGCTCAAGGTGACATGACGTGAAAGTAAAGTTCGTTCCGCAAAATGTCGAATTTGAGATTAAGCCTGGGCAAAGTGTCATGCACCTTGCGGAAGATAACGGGATCTACGTGAAGTCTGTCTGCCGGGGAGTCCCGTCATGTGCTGAATGTCGCGTAAAAATCGTCGACGGTGAAAACAACGTATTTCCCCCGGCGGGCGAAGAGCTTTCTTTGATCGGTAGTGGTTGGTTTATCGATCGTCGCCGGCTTGCCTGTCAGCTTCAGTGTCTAGGTGATGTCACGGTCGATATGACAGAACAGCTCGCGAAACAATCAGGTCTGATCGGTGGAAGAAAGTCGAAAGCTGCAAAAGCGATTGGCGACCGCGTGGAAGATGAAACAGTCATTCGCGATTCTTCTGCTAGCCGCGACCGAGGCAGTGAAGATTCTAATGACCGAGATTCAGAAGGTTCGCAAGGGCCGCAGTCACCCCAGACGCAAAGTTCTGGCGGGCCACGGCCGATTATTTCTAATCCAACGGGTGGTGCAGGTGGCTCTCGGCCACAACCGCAATCAGTTGGCTCGCGGCCCCAGCCGCAACCTGGTAACTCGCGGCCCCAGCCGCAGGGCCCACAGCCAAACAGCGATGGTCTGCGGCCACAGCCGCAATCTGGTAACTCGCGGCCCCAGCCGCAGGGCCCACAGCCAAATGGCGATGGGCCGCGACCGCAAGGCGGCGGTGGGCGACGCCGTCGTTAGAAGCGGGGCATTCAACTACCAATTTTGTTTGTTGTAGGGATCGTCATCAAGACTACTTGAAGGCTTTCGTTTAGCTTTTTCTTTCACCAAGATCTCTGGAAGTGTTCCAGTTAATTCATAGTTTTTCAAAATCTTAGCGCGAAGCTCGGCCGGGATATTCATAGCCATGATACGGTCGATATCGCTGTGATCTTGGACCGAAGGGTCGTTGATTACGGCGATCACGTCGCGACCGTCTTGAGTTTGCGATACTTCAACGATTTGGCCTTGAAGGGATTCGACTTTTTGACTTTCAACCACTCCTTTTACATTCTCCGGCGAAGCTGTCTCCAAGTCGGTTTGCCGTTCAAGAATAGCAGCGCTGTTGTGTTTTACTGCGATATAAGTTTCTGTTTCTTTCACTGGTTGGGTCGGTCGCGCGGCAATGCCAGGGTGATTCATGGTCAATGATTCTGACGTCGTCAGTGATTTCAAAAGACCCATGGCTCCCATTGGTGCAAGTTCCGATTGGCGCTTCACTTCCGCTGGCGGCATGCCTGGTTTAAGTGATTTGATCTTGAGGGCTTCGACAGCGCTTGAGAGACCTCCAAATCCACCATTTCCTTTAGTGACTTCCTCGAGGGCAAATGCTGATAGTACGAGTCCAACGATGGCCAGCACAAAAAACATTCCGATTTTTTTGATTTGTCGCATGAATGCCCTCATGTTTACTGTGACAGTGGAGCTGCCAACGAGATTGCCAAATAATGCCTACATTCCCTTATCGGAAGAATTCTTTGGAATTTCTGAGTCATTATGAGACGGATGCGATTTTTTTAGAGCGCTTGAAGGAGTTTTAAATGACAGATGCTAGTGGTCGCCAAATCAAACTTGTGCTTCTTCGTCACGGCGAAAGTACTTGGAATCACGAAAACAGGTTTACGGGCTGGAAAGACGTTGGCCTATCAGAGACCGGAAAGAAAGAAGCCCTACGAGCGGGTCGAGTCCTTCGAGAGTCGGGGCTGGAATTTGATCGGGCTTTCACATCGGTTTTGAAGCGCGCGATCTTGACCTTAGAAACTGTCTTGCAGGAACTCGATTCTTCTTGGATTCCGGTTGAAAAAACCTGGCGCCTTAACGAGCGGCACTATGGCGCACTGACGGGCCTCAATAAGGCCGAAACCGCTGCGAAGCATGGCGAAGATCAGGTAAAAATTTGGCGCCGCAGTTATTCGACGCCTCCTCCGGCGATGGAAAAGAATTCGCCGGATCACCCTTCGCATGACCGAAAGTATAACGCGGTCCCCAGAGAGCAGCTTCCTGATTGCGAAGCCCTTAGCCACACCGTCGCGCGCGTACTTCCTTATTGGAGCGAACAGATCGCGCAATCATTAAAACAGGGTGAGCGAGTATTGATCTCGGCTCATGGAAATTCGATACGTGCTTTATTGAAGCATCTTGAAGGAATATCCGAAGAAGCTATTCTAGACCTCAA harbors:
- the smc gene encoding chromosome segregation protein SMC, with amino-acid sequence MRIKKLEIVGFKSFKDRTVIQFDSGITGIVGPNGCGKSNIVDALMWAMGEMSAKHLRGASMEDVIFAGAEGYAPMGMCEVSLTLENDGGPFPVQYLKHSEVMVTRRLHRGGESEYFINKEPSRLRDIQEIFMDTGAGAKGFSIIQQNAIGQLVTSKPEDRRHLIEEAAGITKFKARKRESQRKLLSTEQNLIRLHDIVNELKRQIDSLERQAQRAERYRGLKREADDLDMWISSRQYLELRDKSEAAAKELAEAEALEAAAQAEAGTQEVEVETLKIAVSEKQMAVEDLAREAQELQLQVSSAESQIQELRFEIEAARRNKEMTGGLLEEHQARQIALSTELEKLKTQLAIVAEEASKFTNEYQEKKVRWETAASRIDEVDTELTDSRREFITVTQGEAQIQGRVAALSDGIAGIEERETEARAILEELLGKKVEFEARRKKVWNELEKNRQDQMDLAKDVESFQGNRAHLTKQIAERREEVETFKQELADVTGKLYGLENLASNFEGFEAGVKSVMFWQKQKLESLPESDRGEATEFHPIAEVVEVPAEYELAMEAALGPRLQMLLSPTPDSAVGAVNFLKERKSGRSSFVAGGLQVVESTSAEPDRTRIRAVLSDIVRAPDKFQGTIRRLLRNVAVVDSISDAVELRHQAPEWTFVTLEGDTVTADGVITGGTAESADSGLLQRRREIKEFSQKKDEWSGKLALAQVALKKMEENLRVLTEELEMVEKRSTEKEILLASLKKDLERAEQELSNCEQAISRQDRDVHSLTTQVETRRNELDELQMRLTNLLERKVVLESRIEVLTQDLESARGGVGSLQDEVGKLQTHSATKTMERDGLERQVEMLSKQLNETEQQLSRMSFESERSNESISSNSVVLEERKIQLDEMIRRLEDARSEVSRGRDEFEQMNNRYLEIQRGLASYLSNRNQLQSKMNDARLTSEQCRLKEAYLIEQVRERYMLELSEVAERYRERTATKEELKDTELKLKDLREKLSKIGDVNLSAIEEYDKVKDRYEFLSKQQSDLVEAKEMLKKVIDRINRVCAKRFKETFDQVNERFTKVFPVLFGGGEAQLILVEDPEKGDMGIDIIAKPPGKKLQNMTLLSGGEKALTAVSLIFSIFLVRPSPYCLLDEVDAPLDDANVYRFNDLVKEMAKRSQIIVVTHNKFTMEVASRLYGVTMEERGVSKMVSVDLNKQFDQA
- the ftsY gene encoding signal recognition particle-docking protein FtsY, giving the protein MGGLGMWLSGGLFLLTFAIGIAVFFWFLKGQKLEKQQKQLEEFKESSADKATKLGVAKQDGATEKVATEKVATEKLKLAGMPEDADALVTRDEKKPSEKTSPEKTPAERTLPASLPTALGKTRASLFGRIQSLFGAKQTLSVSEREELEEILYTADLGPKTVQDLLDHVFEKVKASGETGFEAVRRELHTKIGEILTAKAVVQLADGDDGVERLNLFAAKPAVLMVVGVNGAGKTTTIGKLAAKLAGRGKRVLVAAGDTFRAAAGEQLKTWTDRAASQNGSGADSSGTLAMVEIFDPPGVSEPSAVAYQALERARASGFDIVIIDTAGRLHTQKNLMEELKKMKRVLTKLDPTAPHETLLVLDANSGQNALIQAKEFHGALVVDGVVLTKLDGSAKGGVAVGITNEVGLPIKLIGVGEKIGDLRPFEATRFVDSILT
- a CDS encoding cell division protein ZapA, whose amino-acid sequence is MQAPEGSGVQPSVQQAGRLERSGGVAKAVASKWNLKSDLKTENTVADRTHASAGGSVNRNGKVDGKKSGSRAAPGTEVARPTGQGSQQVSIAGVPLRLKSSHDEETVNELVRMVDEKIRQALPLTKTGSIQNASILAALNMAEELLLLKRHARELVDRLEARTLRVIEDLEKSGPTA
- the rny gene encoding ribonuclease Y, which translates into the protein MNDVVLTIVALVAGLAVGAMTMLLYRNAMDIKTKKSAADEAERLVQKARAEAQRIDRDAKTRAKDFEARARKTAETDIQKQKEKLQKEEKSLVDRESRLEKETQTKDQELQARLQEISGRDEKVKIAEKKLNDLEREAMNQAEALKERLEQVSKLTQAEAKKEMIEALTEEAKIEAARKAQEIEDRAMQEAEEKARRTIAVAIARYASEFTAERTVTVINLPNEDMKGKIIGREGRNIRALEAACGVDLIVDETPEAVVISSFDPVRREVAKKALEKLMEDGRVHPARIEEVIDKVKKDLFKSIKEDGEKAVFELGLHGLHPEITKVLGGLKFRHTLTQNLLEHSVEVGFLAGMMAAELGEDVKRARRAGLLHDIGKGLEHTIEGSHAIVGADYAKKYGEQDAVVHAIRAHHNEEKPNTVLAFIVQAANIISNSRPGARRQSIDAYVRRMEDLESIGNSFDGVIRTFAVQAGKEVRVLVEASRVTDDQAQMLSYDIARKIEREMSHPGQVQVTVIREVRVVEHAR
- a CDS encoding tyrosine--tRNA ligase, translated to MISEADLLKKLEKSYKTEKPLLVKLGADPTRPDLHLGHSVVINKLKQFQDFGHQVQFLIGDFTGMIGDPSGKNEARPPLTREEVNANSKTYEKQIFKILDPEKTKIVHNSTWIDKLTPVDFIKITAQYTVARMLERDDFSKRYKGGVAIAIHEFLYPLMQGYDSVALKSDVELGGTDQLFNLLVGRDLQKAYGLESQIVMTTPLLEGLDGVNKMSKSLDNYIGFDDTPRDMFGKTMRISDLLMLRYYELLTDVPLTEISAMKSAMQAGSVNPRDYKVSLAKQIVSRFHGEAAGVAAVEEFERIFVNKGLPDEMPEAPLALTALSGACDVSSVLKELGLVASTSEARRLIEGGGLEIGGEKIRELKLDLAAKLSLKVGQDVVVKAGKKKFLKLKVT
- a CDS encoding 2Fe-2S iron-sulfur cluster binding domain-containing protein, which codes for MKVKFVPQNVEFEIKPGQSVMHLAEDNGIYVKSVCRGVPSCAECRVKIVDGENNVFPPAGEELSLIGSGWFIDRRRLACQLQCLGDVTVDMTEQLAKQSGLIGGRKSKAAKAIGDRVEDETVIRDSSASRDRGSEDSNDRDSEGSQGPQSPQTQSSGGPRPIISNPTGGAGGSRPQPQSVGSRPQPQPGNSRPQPQGPQPNSDGLRPQPQSGNSRPQPQGPQPNGDGPRPQGGGGRRRR
- the gpmA gene encoding 2,3-diphosphoglycerate-dependent phosphoglycerate mutase — protein: MTDASGRQIKLVLLRHGESTWNHENRFTGWKDVGLSETGKKEALRAGRVLRESGLEFDRAFTSVLKRAILTLETVLQELDSSWIPVEKTWRLNERHYGALTGLNKAETAAKHGEDQVKIWRRSYSTPPPAMEKNSPDHPSHDRKYNAVPREQLPDCEALSHTVARVLPYWSEQIAQSLKQGERVLISAHGNSIRALLKHLEGISEEAILDLNIPTAVPLELTLDGNLKFISKRYLGNAEEIANAVHAVANQGKAGKV